The following are from one region of the Camelus ferus isolate YT-003-E chromosome 13, BCGSAC_Cfer_1.0, whole genome shotgun sequence genome:
- the SPOCD1 gene encoding SPOC domain-containing protein 1 isoform X1: MSQEAAAEGSSTEDPVFSPLHSCGLFWEDVEETNSMSGLVLNLPGESSGVPVWAGSRKKVFREEAHGGASSQAVGACGTSLEAQDHLVVPGLQAVRQSQDWVLGPRLHNLMPTVPAQGRAQAPKRLQISLHDILAGGWPRNLCSISVGAGKKSRKCEAHSEGGERAGGILWLDQSPGGDKPQSVGGPPQGADMESVGGPCNPLSSKDTGSGPGDPGEVWVGCASGTKKFEYLPTAGAGAQPGSPCDPVGSPLPSEGESLRPPARDPPLSPALCLGVSGKASTECQEAKHIVGAGDDHGPAASHNQEELEVKAQPGSGARPEQELAASTDNPTSSQEPAAGKASSGPSTGQRSCRRAKKLRRGPVPYDQDESADRGSDNSNQDQPEDPSPGGCHRLEAVKMPHGVKHVCYQVGSGAVIRLLGAISRGQARGPLPPKLEVLEDMMEVSSASPAQRPRKKETPMAQGLEGCQDGVPFQEADAECPGPQCGLVEAKEEERGKQDEGEDSAQLQPQQEKLPLDIEVRGTVVRAMQEVLWSRLRELPDLVLSEEAVEGIAAGIETALYDLTQATNSRYKTKYRSLLFNLRDPRNWDLFFKVAHGDVTPHDLVRMNSVQLAPKELARWRDQEEKRGLEIIEQLQKEPCSLPASKLTHKGEVEILRDMDQMLTLEDLVGPMVSTDRSALALPAMAKDTAEQHKDTTEQHHFLDPSCHVCMDWKPSCKMPGSFKATGRMGDNAFQRVPILGPMSSPEMPQTREKPPTEPQDRPQMPAGPTEALPSHLPWEGSLDMFSIKQFRVKAQLVSGHSCQLIQALPPVIRSAVCIPPNAVWDFLASICPARAKDACAVRLCPHGARDTQNFHLLYSYLNNKQRHGLAAVEQVGVVLLPLPAFQPLPTRLRPLGGPGLEATHSSLLLAVLLPKAGLPATVESSPLWGKVHKMVSFNRKVEMRCSQPEDSGPDVALKGSPPPRDPLKQSRDKGSLAPRGTCAWQRPPRGRGRLWGESESWQGPGQGQWPPKPGWWQSWHPYSAALGSHGQHLHRASCPQQALLQHLESLVAMSHQLQASLRSLGQEQLPQPSVPPPACSPWDPWPPLPAPAAPEPPGPAPDSSLEPPVGET, translated from the exons ATGTCTCAGGAGGCGGCTGCAGAGGGCTCCAGCACAGAAGATCCTGTTTTCAGTCCCCTCCACAGCTGTGGGCTTTTCTGGGAGGATGTGGAAGAAACCAACTCCATGTCAGGCCTAGTACTAAACCTTCCAGGAGAGAGCTCTGGGGTGCCAGTCTGGGCTGGCAGCAGGAAGAAGGTCTTCAGGGAAGAGGCCCATGGAGGTGCCAGCTCCCAGGCTGTGGGTGCTTGTGGAACCAGCCTGGAGGCCCAGGACCACCTGGTGGTCCCGGGGCTGCAAGCTGTgagacagagccaggactgggtGCTTGGCCCCAGGCTCCACAACCTGATGCCCACAGTGCCTGCCCAGGGGAGGGCTCAGGCCCCCAAGAGGCTCCAGATTTCTCTGCACGACATCTTAGCTGGAGGTTGGCCCAGGAATCTTTGTAGCATTTCTGTGGgggcaggaaagaaaagcaggaagtgTGAGGCCCACTCAGAGGGTGGGGAGCGGGCTGGTGGCATCTTGTGGCTTGATCAGAGCCCTGGTGGGGACAAGCCCCAGTCTGTGGGAGGTCCCCCACAAGGTGCTGACATGGAGTCTGTGGGAGGCCCTTGCAATCCTCTCTCTTCCAAGGACACTGGGTCTGGGCCTGGAGATCCAGGTGAAGTTTGGGTGGGATGTGCCTCAGGGACTAAGAAGTTTGAATATTTGCCTActgcaggggctggggcccagccagGCAGCCCCTGTGACCCTGTCGGGTCCCCACTGCCCAGTGAAGGAGAGTCCCTTCGGCCACCTGCCCGGGATCCTCCACTGAGCCCTGCACTGTGCCTGGGAGTGTCTGGAAAGGCTTCTACAGAGTGTCAAGAAGCCAAACACATTGTGGGAGCTGGCGATGATCATGGCCCTGCCGCCTCGCACAACCAGGAAGAGCTGGAGGTCAAGGCTCAGCCGGGGTCGGGGGCGAGGCCAGAGCAGGAACTTGCTGCTTCCACTGACAACCCCACCAGCTCCCAGGAGCCTGCAGCCGGCAAGGCCAGCTCAGGCCCATCCACGGGGCAGAGAAGTTGCAGGCGTGCTAAAAAGTTGAGAAGGGGCCCAGTGCCCTATGACCAGGACGAGAGCGCTGACAGAGGCTCAGACAACTCCAACCAGGACCAGCCAGAGGaccccagcccaggaggctgcCACAGACTG gaGGCAGTGAAAATGCCCCATGGGGTGAAGCATGTGTGTTAT CAGGTTGGTTCTGGCGCGGTGATCCGTCTCCTGGGGGCCATCAGCCGTGGCCAGGCTAGGGGGCCGCTGCCTCCAAAGCTGGAGGTTCTGGAGGACATGATGGAGGTCAGCTCAGCCTCACCTGCCCAGAGGCCCAGAAAGAAGGAAACGCCAATGGCCCAGGGCCTTGAGGGGTGCCAG GATGGGGTCCCCTTTCAGGAGGCCGATGCTGAGTGTCCTGGG ccacagtGCGGCCTAGTGGAGGCTAAAGAGGAGGAGCGTGGTAAACAAGATGAGGGAGAGGACTCAG CTCAACTTCAGCCCCAACAGGAGAAGCTGCCCCTGGATATTGAGGTACGGGGCACTGTGGTCCGCGCTATGCAAGAGGTGCTGTGGAGTCG CCTTCGGGAGCTCCCAGACCTGGTGCTGAGTGAGGAGGCGGTGGAGGGCATCGCTGCTGGCATTGAAACAGCCCTCTACGACCTGACACAAGCCACCAATAGCCGCTACAAGACCAAGTACCGCAGCCTCCTGTTCAACCTCCGAGACCCCAGGAACTGG GacctgtttttcaaagtggctcaCGGAGATGTCACCCCTCACGACCTGGTGCGGATGAACTCAGTCCAGCTGGCCCCCAAAGAGCTGGCCCGATGGCGGgaccaggaggagaagagg GGCCTGGAGATAATTGAGCAGCTACAGAAGGAGCCGTGCAGCCTCCCGGCCTCCAAACTGACCCACAAGGGGGAAGTCGAGATCTTGCGGGACATGGACCAGATGCTGACCCTGGAGGATCTGGTG GGACCCATGGTGTCCACCGACCGCAGCGCACTGGCCCTGCCTGCCATGGCGAAGGACACCGCGGAGCAGCACAAGGACACCACAGAGCAGCACCACTTCCTAGACCCCAGCTGCCACGTCTGCATGG ACTGGAAGCCCTCGTGTAAGATGCCAGGCTCCTTCAAAGCCACTGGGAGGATGGGGGACAATGCCTTCCAGAGAGTCCCAATCCTAGGCCCTATGTCCTCTCCAGAGATGCCCCAGACCAGGGAGAAGCCTCCCACGGAGCCCCAGGACAG GCCCCAGATGCCTGCTGGGCCTACAGAGGCCCTGCCCAGCCATTTGCCCTGGGAAGGGTCTCTGGACATGTTCTCCATCAAGCAGTTCCGGGTCAAGGCCCAGCTGGTCTCGGGACACAGCTGTCAGCTCATCCAG gccctgcccccagtGATCCGCTCTGCAGTCTGCATCCCCCCCAACGCTGTCTGGGACTTTCTGGCCAGCATCTGCCCAGCCCGGGCCAAG GATGCCTGTGCGGTCAGACTGTGCCCACACGGTGCCCGGGACACCCAGAACTTCCACCTGCTCTACTCCTACCTCAACAACAAGCAGCGCCATGGCCTGGCAGCTGTGGAACAGGTTGGGGTGGTcctgctgcccctgcctgccttccagcccctgcccacaaGGCTGCGACCTCTTGGAGGCCCAG gccTGGAAGCCACTCACTCAAGCCTGTTGCTGGCCGTGCTGCTCCCCAAGGCAGGGCTTCCAGCCACAGTAGAGTCCAGCCCTTTGTGGGGGAAGGTTCACAAAATGGTCTCCTTCAACAGAAAAGTGGAGATGAGATGCTCCCAGCCAGAAGACTCGGGGCCAGATGTGGCCCTGaaaggctcccctcccccaagggaTCCCCTGAAGCAGAGCCGGGACAaaggcagcctggctccaaggGGAACTTGTGCTTGGCAGAGGCcccccagaggcagagggagactgtGGGGAGAGTCTGAGTCCTGGCAGGGTCCTGGGCAAGGGCAGTGGCCCCCCAAACCAGGGTGGTGGCAGTCCTGGCATCCCTATTCAGCAGCACTGGGCAGCCATGGTCAGCACCTCCACAGGGCCTCCTGTCCCCAGCAAGCCCTCCTGCAGCATCTTGAATCCCTGGTAGCCATGAGCCATCAGCTCCAAGCCTCACTGAGGTCCCTGGGCCAGGAGCAACTTCCCCAACCCTCTGTCCCACCTCCTGCATGCAGTCCCTGGGACCCTTGGCCTCCTTTGCCAGCCCCGGCAGCTCCAGAgccccctggcccagcccctgacTCCTCTTTGGAACCCCCAGTTGGAGAGACCTGA
- the SPOCD1 gene encoding SPOC domain-containing protein 1 isoform X2 produces MHMRAGAQPGSPCDPVGSPLPSEGESLRPPARDPPLSPALCLGVSGKASTECQEAKHIVGAGDDHGPAASHNQEELEVKAQPGSGARPEQELAASTDNPTSSQEPAAGKASSGPSTGQRSCRRAKKLRRGPVPYDQDESADRGSDNSNQDQPEDPSPGGCHRLEAVKMPHGVKHVCYQVGSGAVIRLLGAISRGQARGPLPPKLEVLEDMMEVSSASPAQRPRKKETPMAQGLEGCQDGVPFQEADAECPGPQCGLVEAKEEERGKQDEGEDSAQLQPQQEKLPLDIEVRGTVVRAMQEVLWSRLRELPDLVLSEEAVEGIAAGIETALYDLTQATNSRYKTKYRSLLFNLRDPRNWDLFFKVAHGDVTPHDLVRMNSVQLAPKELARWRDQEEKRGLEIIEQLQKEPCSLPASKLTHKGEVEILRDMDQMLTLEDLVGPMVSTDRSALALPAMAKDTAEQHKDTTEQHHFLDPSCHVCMDWKPSCKMPGSFKATGRMGDNAFQRVPILGPMSSPEMPQTREKPPTEPQDRPQMPAGPTEALPSHLPWEGSLDMFSIKQFRVKAQLVSGHSCQLIQALPPVIRSAVCIPPNAVWDFLASICPARAKDACAVRLCPHGARDTQNFHLLYSYLNNKQRHGLAAVEQVGVVLLPLPAFQPLPTRLRPLGGPGLEATHSSLLLAVLLPKAGLPATVESSPLWGKVHKMVSFNRKVEMRCSQPEDSGPDVALKGSPPPRDPLKQSRDKGSLAPRGTCAWQRPPRGRGRLWGESESWQGPGQGQWPPKPGWWQSWHPYSAALGSHGQHLHRASCPQQALLQHLESLVAMSHQLQASLRSLGQEQLPQPSVPPPACSPWDPWPPLPAPAAPEPPGPAPDSSLEPPVGET; encoded by the exons ATGCACATGA gggctggggcccagccagGCAGCCCCTGTGACCCTGTCGGGTCCCCACTGCCCAGTGAAGGAGAGTCCCTTCGGCCACCTGCCCGGGATCCTCCACTGAGCCCTGCACTGTGCCTGGGAGTGTCTGGAAAGGCTTCTACAGAGTGTCAAGAAGCCAAACACATTGTGGGAGCTGGCGATGATCATGGCCCTGCCGCCTCGCACAACCAGGAAGAGCTGGAGGTCAAGGCTCAGCCGGGGTCGGGGGCGAGGCCAGAGCAGGAACTTGCTGCTTCCACTGACAACCCCACCAGCTCCCAGGAGCCTGCAGCCGGCAAGGCCAGCTCAGGCCCATCCACGGGGCAGAGAAGTTGCAGGCGTGCTAAAAAGTTGAGAAGGGGCCCAGTGCCCTATGACCAGGACGAGAGCGCTGACAGAGGCTCAGACAACTCCAACCAGGACCAGCCAGAGGaccccagcccaggaggctgcCACAGACTG gaGGCAGTGAAAATGCCCCATGGGGTGAAGCATGTGTGTTAT CAGGTTGGTTCTGGCGCGGTGATCCGTCTCCTGGGGGCCATCAGCCGTGGCCAGGCTAGGGGGCCGCTGCCTCCAAAGCTGGAGGTTCTGGAGGACATGATGGAGGTCAGCTCAGCCTCACCTGCCCAGAGGCCCAGAAAGAAGGAAACGCCAATGGCCCAGGGCCTTGAGGGGTGCCAG GATGGGGTCCCCTTTCAGGAGGCCGATGCTGAGTGTCCTGGG ccacagtGCGGCCTAGTGGAGGCTAAAGAGGAGGAGCGTGGTAAACAAGATGAGGGAGAGGACTCAG CTCAACTTCAGCCCCAACAGGAGAAGCTGCCCCTGGATATTGAGGTACGGGGCACTGTGGTCCGCGCTATGCAAGAGGTGCTGTGGAGTCG CCTTCGGGAGCTCCCAGACCTGGTGCTGAGTGAGGAGGCGGTGGAGGGCATCGCTGCTGGCATTGAAACAGCCCTCTACGACCTGACACAAGCCACCAATAGCCGCTACAAGACCAAGTACCGCAGCCTCCTGTTCAACCTCCGAGACCCCAGGAACTGG GacctgtttttcaaagtggctcaCGGAGATGTCACCCCTCACGACCTGGTGCGGATGAACTCAGTCCAGCTGGCCCCCAAAGAGCTGGCCCGATGGCGGgaccaggaggagaagagg GGCCTGGAGATAATTGAGCAGCTACAGAAGGAGCCGTGCAGCCTCCCGGCCTCCAAACTGACCCACAAGGGGGAAGTCGAGATCTTGCGGGACATGGACCAGATGCTGACCCTGGAGGATCTGGTG GGACCCATGGTGTCCACCGACCGCAGCGCACTGGCCCTGCCTGCCATGGCGAAGGACACCGCGGAGCAGCACAAGGACACCACAGAGCAGCACCACTTCCTAGACCCCAGCTGCCACGTCTGCATGG ACTGGAAGCCCTCGTGTAAGATGCCAGGCTCCTTCAAAGCCACTGGGAGGATGGGGGACAATGCCTTCCAGAGAGTCCCAATCCTAGGCCCTATGTCCTCTCCAGAGATGCCCCAGACCAGGGAGAAGCCTCCCACGGAGCCCCAGGACAG GCCCCAGATGCCTGCTGGGCCTACAGAGGCCCTGCCCAGCCATTTGCCCTGGGAAGGGTCTCTGGACATGTTCTCCATCAAGCAGTTCCGGGTCAAGGCCCAGCTGGTCTCGGGACACAGCTGTCAGCTCATCCAG gccctgcccccagtGATCCGCTCTGCAGTCTGCATCCCCCCCAACGCTGTCTGGGACTTTCTGGCCAGCATCTGCCCAGCCCGGGCCAAG GATGCCTGTGCGGTCAGACTGTGCCCACACGGTGCCCGGGACACCCAGAACTTCCACCTGCTCTACTCCTACCTCAACAACAAGCAGCGCCATGGCCTGGCAGCTGTGGAACAGGTTGGGGTGGTcctgctgcccctgcctgccttccagcccctgcccacaaGGCTGCGACCTCTTGGAGGCCCAG gccTGGAAGCCACTCACTCAAGCCTGTTGCTGGCCGTGCTGCTCCCCAAGGCAGGGCTTCCAGCCACAGTAGAGTCCAGCCCTTTGTGGGGGAAGGTTCACAAAATGGTCTCCTTCAACAGAAAAGTGGAGATGAGATGCTCCCAGCCAGAAGACTCGGGGCCAGATGTGGCCCTGaaaggctcccctcccccaagggaTCCCCTGAAGCAGAGCCGGGACAaaggcagcctggctccaaggGGAACTTGTGCTTGGCAGAGGCcccccagaggcagagggagactgtGGGGAGAGTCTGAGTCCTGGCAGGGTCCTGGGCAAGGGCAGTGGCCCCCCAAACCAGGGTGGTGGCAGTCCTGGCATCCCTATTCAGCAGCACTGGGCAGCCATGGTCAGCACCTCCACAGGGCCTCCTGTCCCCAGCAAGCCCTCCTGCAGCATCTTGAATCCCTGGTAGCCATGAGCCATCAGCTCCAAGCCTCACTGAGGTCCCTGGGCCAGGAGCAACTTCCCCAACCCTCTGTCCCACCTCCTGCATGCAGTCCCTGGGACCCTTGGCCTCCTTTGCCAGCCCCGGCAGCTCCAGAgccccctggcccagcccctgacTCCTCTTTGGAACCCCCAGTTGGAGAGACCTGA